In endosymbiont of unidentified scaly snail isolate Monju, the following are encoded in one genomic region:
- a CDS encoding peptidylprolyl isomerase, with protein sequence MTRLRHLLPISLILLLTSGVLQAAQVLDRIVAVAGDDVVTLGELREKTRELAGELRHSNPGSLPSEQQIVNSALEKLILDKLQLAEAQRLGITTDDKTVDEAIARIAARNQLSVAQLREALASEGVSFEQFRNKIRHQLIISRLINREVTRRIQVSESEIDQYLAREAAAPDEKREVHLMHILVATPDGASTEQIARARARATEARKKLEQGTDFASVAREYSDARNAIQGGDLGWVRLGQLTPTMAEVVSKANAGEVIGPFRSGAGFHLLKVAEFRGGKQEERRIVPQIHARHILIRTDEVTSDADARQRLEQLAARVRNGEDFATLARSHSQDQGSAIKGGDLGWISPGNMVPEFEEKLATTPVGQVSEPFKTRFGWHIVQVLGKRQHDETEEARRLAAKKAIRERKAREATEQYLRRLRDEAFVEIHLDDPDA encoded by the coding sequence ATGACTAGACTCCGACACCTCCTGCCGATTTCCCTGATCCTCCTGCTGACCAGCGGCGTGCTGCAAGCCGCCCAGGTGCTCGACCGCATCGTGGCCGTGGCCGGCGACGACGTGGTGACGCTCGGCGAGTTGCGCGAAAAGACTCGCGAGCTGGCCGGCGAATTGCGGCACAGCAATCCCGGCTCACTGCCCAGCGAGCAGCAGATTGTCAACAGCGCACTGGAGAAACTGATCCTCGACAAGCTGCAACTGGCCGAGGCGCAGCGCCTGGGGATCACCACCGACGACAAGACGGTGGACGAGGCCATCGCGCGTATCGCCGCGAGAAACCAGCTCAGCGTGGCGCAACTGCGCGAGGCGCTGGCCAGCGAGGGCGTGTCCTTCGAGCAGTTTCGCAACAAGATCCGTCACCAGCTCATCATCTCGCGCCTGATCAACCGCGAGGTCACCCGCCGCATCCAGGTCTCGGAATCCGAGATCGACCAATACCTGGCGCGCGAGGCCGCCGCGCCCGACGAGAAACGCGAAGTGCACCTGATGCACATCCTGGTAGCCACGCCCGACGGCGCCTCGACCGAGCAGATCGCCCGGGCGCGTGCTCGTGCCACCGAGGCGCGCAAGAAGCTCGAGCAGGGCACCGACTTCGCCAGCGTGGCGCGCGAGTATTCCGATGCCCGCAACGCCATCCAGGGCGGCGACCTCGGCTGGGTCCGCCTGGGACAACTGACCCCGACGATGGCCGAGGTGGTCTCCAAGGCCAATGCGGGAGAGGTGATCGGCCCCTTTCGCAGCGGCGCGGGCTTTCACCTGCTGAAGGTGGCGGAGTTCCGGGGTGGCAAACAGGAGGAGCGACGCATCGTCCCGCAGATCCACGCGCGCCACATCCTGATCCGCACTGACGAGGTGACCTCTGACGCCGACGCCCGCCAGCGTCTCGAGCAACTCGCCGCGCGGGTGCGCAACGGTGAAGACTTCGCCACCCTGGCGCGCTCGCACTCGCAGGACCAGGGGTCGGCCATCAAGGGCGGTGACCTGGGCTGGATCAGCCCGGGCAACATGGTGCCCGAATTCGAGGAAAAGCTGGCCACCACCCCGGTGGGCCAGGTGAGCGAGCCCTTCAAGACCCGCTTCGGCTGGCACATCGTGCAGGTGCTCGGCAAGCGCCAGCACGACGAGACCGAGGAGGCGCGCCGGCTGGCAGCAAAGAAGGCGATTCGCGAACGCAAGGCGCGTGAAGCGACCGAACAGTACCTGCGCCGCCTGCGCGACGAGGCCTTTGTCGAGATCCACCTCGACGACCCGGACGCATGA
- the ubiT gene encoding ubiquinone anaerobic biosynthesis accessory factor UbiT — MRLPIPRPCEALSLPLKWMPAGMHARGLALVVNRLFADALDAGELDFLEGKVLHVEVEDVGLHYRLVMRGGRFAAAAAEAPVDVGFRGELQTFLQLAARREDADTLFFQRRLRIEGDTATGLHLKNFPDAREGALLPPALQYSLERMTDLYGRYCGREDVAAV, encoded by the coding sequence ATGAGACTGCCGATTCCAAGGCCCTGCGAGGCGCTGTCGTTGCCATTGAAGTGGATGCCGGCCGGGATGCATGCCCGGGGGCTGGCGCTGGTGGTCAATCGTCTTTTCGCCGATGCACTGGATGCCGGGGAGCTGGACTTCCTCGAGGGTAAGGTGCTGCACGTCGAAGTGGAGGACGTCGGACTCCATTACCGACTGGTGATGCGTGGCGGACGTTTTGCCGCCGCGGCCGCCGAGGCGCCTGTCGACGTTGGTTTCCGCGGCGAGCTGCAGACCTTCCTGCAGCTGGCGGCCCGGCGCGAGGATGCCGATACGCTGTTCTTTCAGCGGCGCCTGCGCATCGAGGGTGATACCGCGACGGGCCTGCACCTGAAGAATTTTCCCGATGCCCGGGAGGGGGCATTGCTGCCCCCCGCGCTGCAATATTCGCTCGAGCGCATGACCGATCTGTACGGTCGCTATTGCGGTCGCGAGGACGTGGCAGCGGTCTGA
- a CDS encoding TAXI family TRAP transporter solute-binding subunit — protein MDRELKQALKLYGPAAVLVLIGFIVAYQFIKPAPPDHVRIASGGPQGAYYRYAQAYARELAKEGITLEVVQTAGSVENIRLLRQGKVDIALVQGGIPDDSPGPALYSLGSLYYEPLWWFARRDLALDDLRALRALRGLRVATGGEGSGTRALVLRLLAENGIDANNTTLIATSSSDAAARLRRGELDAAFFVTSPASSLIQELLRAPEVQLLSFRRAEAYARRHRFLTGVPVPEGVADLRDNLPPHDVQLLAPAANLVVSEHVHPAINDLLLQVIGRLHRAGDWFAAHGEFPPPDLLAWPLAPEAQRYYEHGPPFLQRYLPFWAASLIDRLKVMLLPLILMLLPLFKAIPPLVDWRMASKIYRWYDDLAQVDDALVDATPELREAALAELKRIEGEVRQIEVPLSYARRLYHLRQHIDLVRRRALSDRIA, from the coding sequence ATGGACAGGGAACTCAAGCAGGCACTCAAGCTTTACGGGCCGGCCGCCGTGCTGGTGCTGATTGGCTTCATCGTCGCTTACCAGTTCATCAAGCCGGCGCCACCGGATCATGTGCGCATCGCCAGCGGCGGTCCGCAGGGAGCCTATTACCGCTACGCCCAGGCCTATGCCCGCGAGCTGGCGAAGGAAGGCATCACCCTCGAGGTAGTGCAGACCGCAGGCTCGGTGGAGAACATCCGCCTGCTGCGCCAGGGCAAGGTGGACATCGCTCTGGTGCAGGGAGGCATCCCCGACGACAGCCCGGGACCGGCGCTGTATTCGCTGGGCAGTCTGTACTACGAACCGCTCTGGTGGTTTGCGCGCCGCGACCTTGCACTCGACGACCTGCGCGCCCTGCGCGCCCTGCGCGGACTCCGTGTGGCCACCGGCGGCGAGGGCTCGGGTACCCGCGCCCTGGTGCTGCGTCTGCTCGCCGAGAACGGCATCGACGCGAACAATACCACCCTGATCGCCACGAGCAGCAGTGATGCTGCCGCGCGTCTGCGCCGTGGCGAGCTGGATGCCGCCTTCTTCGTCACCTCGCCGGCCAGCTCGCTGATCCAGGAATTGCTGCGTGCGCCCGAGGTGCAATTGCTCTCCTTCCGGCGCGCCGAGGCCTATGCGCGACGTCACCGTTTCCTCACCGGCGTGCCCGTGCCGGAAGGCGTGGCCGACCTGCGCGACAACCTGCCGCCGCACGACGTGCAACTGCTGGCCCCGGCGGCCAATCTGGTGGTCTCCGAGCATGTCCACCCGGCGATCAACGACCTGCTGTTGCAGGTCATCGGGCGGCTGCACCGCGCAGGCGACTGGTTCGCCGCCCACGGCGAATTTCCGCCTCCCGACCTGCTGGCCTGGCCGTTGGCTCCCGAGGCGCAGCGGTACTACGAGCACGGCCCACCCTTCCTGCAGCGCTATCTGCCGTTCTGGGCCGCCTCGCTGATCGACCGCCTGAAGGTCATGCTGCTGCCGCTGATCCTGATGTTGCTGCCGCTGTTCAAGGCCATCCCTCCGCTGGTGGACTGGCGCATGGCCTCGAAGATCTACCGCTGGTACGACGACCTGGCGCAGGTGGACGACGCCCTGGTCGATGCCACCCCGGAACTCCGCGAGGCCGCGCTGGCCGAGTTGAAGCGTATCGAGGGCGAGGTGCGGCAGATCGAGGTGCCGCTCTCCTACGCCCGGCGTCTCTACCACCTGCGCCAGCACATCGACCTGGTGCGGCGGCGGGCGTTGTCCGATCGTATCGCTTGA
- a CDS encoding aminoglycoside phosphotransferase family protein has protein sequence MPGREAQMHHWLEGRCGLFGFSLVAASSDASFRRYFRLLLPDGETRIVMDAPPAHEDCRPFVEVNQRLEAAGVHVPRIHAQDLERGFLLLEDLGDRFYLGELDEASADRLYGEAIDTLLCIQRADASGLPDYDRALLAREMALFPDWLLDVHLGLDLAPAERRMLDTVFEHLIDNALAQPRVLVHRDYHSRNLLVCDANSPGVIDHQDAVLGPVTYDLVSLLRDCYIAWPHERVAGWLDDYAAAAVAAGVLDEAQRARLPEWFDLMGVQRHLKAAGIFARLYHRDGKSGYLGDIPRTLGYILAVAERHPPVAPLAGFLERRVMPALQAA, from the coding sequence ATGCCAGGCAGAGAGGCGCAGATGCATCACTGGCTCGAGGGCCGATGCGGCCTGTTCGGTTTCAGCCTGGTGGCGGCATCCTCTGATGCCAGCTTCCGTCGCTATTTCCGTTTGCTGCTGCCGGACGGTGAAACGCGTATCGTCATGGATGCCCCGCCCGCGCATGAGGACTGCCGTCCTTTCGTCGAGGTGAACCAGCGGCTCGAGGCAGCGGGGGTGCATGTGCCGCGCATCCATGCGCAGGATCTCGAGCGCGGTTTCCTTCTGCTCGAAGACCTGGGCGACCGTTTCTACCTTGGCGAACTCGACGAGGCCTCGGCCGACCGGCTCTACGGCGAGGCCATTGACACCCTGCTGTGTATCCAGCGCGCCGATGCCTCGGGCCTGCCGGACTACGATCGTGCCCTGCTGGCCCGCGAGATGGCGCTGTTTCCCGACTGGTTGCTGGATGTGCACCTGGGCCTGGATCTGGCGCCGGCCGAGCGGCGGATGCTCGATACCGTGTTCGAGCACCTGATCGACAACGCCCTGGCTCAGCCCCGGGTGCTGGTGCACCGCGACTACCATTCGCGCAACCTGCTGGTCTGCGACGCGAACTCGCCTGGAGTGATCGATCACCAGGACGCGGTGCTCGGACCGGTCACCTACGACCTGGTCTCTCTGCTGCGAGACTGCTACATCGCCTGGCCGCATGAGCGGGTCGCCGGTTGGCTGGACGACTATGCCGCGGCGGCGGTGGCCGCCGGTGTGCTGGACGAGGCGCAGCGTGCGCGGCTGCCCGAGTGGTTCGATCTGATGGGCGTGCAACGGCACCTGAAGGCGGCGGGCATCTTCGCCCGCCTGTATCACCGTGATGGCAAGTCGGGTTACCTGGGTGATATCCCGCGTACCCTGGGGTACATTCTCGCGGTGGCCGAACGGCATCCGCCGGTGGCCCCGCTGGCCGGTTTTCTCGAGCGGCGGGTGATGCCCGCATTGCAGGCAGCATGA
- the pdxA gene encoding 4-hydroxythreonine-4-phosphate dehydrogenase PdxA, with translation MNPRPLAITPGEPAGIGPDLVAQIAQRTWDRPLVAVADPALLEERAKRLDLPLTLLPFEDGTPPAPPGALHVLPVALRHAAQPGRLDPANAAYVLETLETATRSCLEGRFAGLVTGPVHKGVINAAGIPFTGHTEFLAGITGGHPVMMLACPGLRVALATTHLPLRTVANAITPGRLETVLRVLHDDLRKRFGIEAPRILVCGLNPHAGEDGHLGHEEIEIITPVLERLRAADMDLTGPLPADTLFTPRLLEGADAVLAMYHDQGLPVLKHKGFGQAVNITLGLPIVRTSVDHGTALELAGSGRADPGSLVAAIEQAMTMTGRVHHEAHEGHKD, from the coding sequence ATGAATCCCCGCCCCCTGGCGATCACACCGGGTGAACCCGCCGGCATCGGGCCCGACCTGGTCGCGCAGATCGCGCAGCGTACCTGGGACCGCCCGCTGGTAGCGGTCGCCGACCCGGCCTTGCTGGAAGAACGCGCCAAACGCCTCGACCTGCCATTGACCCTGCTGCCCTTCGAGGACGGCACCCCGCCGGCCCCACCCGGCGCCCTCCACGTGCTGCCGGTCGCTCTGCGTCACGCAGCACAGCCCGGTCGGCTCGACCCGGCGAATGCCGCCTATGTCCTGGAGACCCTGGAGACGGCGACCCGGAGCTGCCTCGAAGGCCGTTTCGCCGGACTGGTGACAGGCCCGGTGCACAAGGGCGTGATCAACGCGGCCGGCATCCCCTTCACCGGACACACGGAATTCCTCGCCGGAATCACCGGCGGCCACCCGGTGATGATGCTTGCCTGCCCCGGCCTGCGCGTGGCGCTGGCCACCACTCACCTGCCACTGCGCACGGTGGCCAATGCCATCACCCCCGGGCGGCTGGAGACGGTCCTTCGCGTGTTGCACGACGACCTGCGCAAGCGCTTCGGCATCGAGGCCCCACGGATCCTGGTCTGCGGCCTCAACCCGCATGCCGGCGAGGATGGCCACCTGGGCCACGAGGAAATCGAGATCATCACCCCGGTACTCGAGCGCCTGCGCGCCGCAGACATGGACCTGACCGGCCCCCTGCCGGCCGACACCCTGTTCACCCCGCGCCTGCTCGAAGGCGCCGACGCGGTGCTCGCCATGTACCACGACCAGGGCCTGCCGGTGCTCAAGCACAAGGGCTTCGGGCAGGCGGTCAACATCACCCTCGGCTTGCCCATCGTGCGCACCTCGGTCGATCACGGCACCGCCCTGGAACTGGCCGGCAGCGGACGCGCCGACCCCGGCAGCCTGGTCGCCGCCATCGAACAGGCCATGACCATGACGGGGAGGGTTCACCACGAAGCACACGAAGGACACAAAGATTGA
- the ubiU gene encoding ubiquinone anaerobic biosynthesis protein UbiU, with amino-acid sequence MELVCPAGNLTSLKAAVDAGADAVYIGFRDATNARNFEGLNFDHDSMAQGIAHAHARGRRVFLALNTYPRPEGWPTWQSAVDRAADLGVDALIAADIGVLDYASTRHPGLNLHLSVQGSATSYEALRFYHEQFGVRRAVLPRVLSMAQVRQVVEHSPVQIEVFGFGSLCVMVEGRCLLSSYAAGKSPNTHGVCSPAAAVQWVETSKGLETRLGGVLVDSVPKGANAGYPTLCKGRYQVDGQTCYAIEQPTSLNTLDLLPELTEAGVAAIKLEGRQRSPAYVRQVTQVWRAAIDSCLRDPEHYRPLQEWQQVLGRVSEGQQTTLGAYARTWQ; translated from the coding sequence ATGGAACTCGTCTGCCCAGCCGGAAACCTGACCTCCCTCAAGGCGGCCGTGGACGCCGGTGCCGATGCGGTGTACATCGGCTTCCGGGACGCCACCAATGCTCGCAACTTCGAGGGTCTGAACTTCGACCATGACAGCATGGCCCAGGGCATCGCCCACGCGCACGCGCGTGGCCGCCGTGTCTTCCTGGCGCTCAACACCTATCCCCGCCCGGAGGGCTGGCCCACCTGGCAGTCGGCAGTGGACCGGGCCGCCGATCTCGGCGTGGATGCCCTGATCGCGGCCGACATCGGTGTCCTCGACTACGCCAGTACCCGACACCCCGGGCTGAACCTGCACCTCTCCGTGCAGGGATCGGCCACCAGCTACGAGGCGCTGCGCTTCTACCACGAACAGTTCGGCGTGCGACGCGCGGTACTGCCGCGCGTGCTCTCGATGGCCCAGGTCCGCCAGGTCGTGGAGCACAGCCCGGTGCAGATCGAGGTCTTCGGCTTCGGCAGTCTTTGCGTGATGGTGGAAGGACGCTGCCTGCTGTCTTCCTACGCGGCAGGAAAGTCGCCCAACACACACGGCGTTTGTTCGCCGGCGGCGGCGGTCCAATGGGTGGAGACCTCGAAAGGACTCGAGACACGCCTAGGTGGCGTGCTGGTCGACAGCGTGCCCAAGGGGGCGAATGCCGGCTACCCCACCCTGTGCAAGGGCCGCTACCAGGTGGATGGACAGACCTGCTACGCCATCGAACAACCGACCAGCCTCAATACCCTCGACCTGCTGCCCGAACTCACCGAAGCCGGCGTGGCCGCCATCAAGCTGGAGGGACGCCAGCGCAGCCCGGCCTACGTACGCCAGGTGACCCAGGTCTGGCGCGCTGCCATCGACAGTTGCCTGCGCGATCCCGAACACTACCGACCACTGCAGGAATGGCAGCAGGTGCTGGGCCGGGTGAGCGAGGGGCAACAGACCACCCTGGGCGCCTATGCCCGCACCTGGCAATGA
- a CDS encoding U32 family peptidase: MCAKRRSLKLEDWLAIGEELAAAGKEVVLSSLALIEAESELKALRRLCDNGRFLVEANDMAAVQRLAGRSPFVAGPFINIYNHRTLHKLVSLGMRRWVMPVELSQAALARMQAKRPPKVETEIFAFGRLPLALSARCFTARAHRLPKDDCQFRCLDYPDGMLLSTQEEQRFLTLNGIQTQSAQTFTLLGVLAEVAELGVELLRISPQSRHTGRIVEIHAEVLRQGRPVDEALDELLRYLPHGPCDGYWHGRPGLHWSAQTAATSSRPQ; the protein is encoded by the coding sequence GTGTGCGCCAAGCGGCGCAGCCTGAAGCTCGAAGACTGGCTGGCGATCGGTGAGGAACTGGCGGCGGCCGGCAAGGAAGTGGTGCTCTCCAGCCTGGCCCTGATCGAGGCCGAGTCCGAGCTCAAGGCCCTGCGCCGCCTGTGTGACAACGGACGGTTCCTGGTCGAGGCCAACGACATGGCCGCCGTGCAACGCCTTGCAGGCCGTTCACCCTTCGTGGCGGGCCCCTTCATCAACATCTACAACCACCGCACCCTGCACAAGCTGGTCTCGCTGGGGATGCGGCGCTGGGTCATGCCGGTGGAGTTGTCACAGGCGGCACTGGCCCGCATGCAGGCCAAGCGCCCACCGAAGGTGGAGACCGAGATCTTCGCCTTCGGCCGCCTGCCCCTGGCCCTCTCGGCACGCTGTTTCACCGCCCGCGCGCACCGGCTGCCGAAGGACGATTGCCAGTTCCGCTGCCTGGACTACCCCGACGGCATGCTGCTGTCGACCCAGGAAGAGCAGCGCTTTCTCACCCTCAACGGCATCCAGACCCAATCGGCACAGACCTTCACCCTGCTGGGCGTACTGGCCGAGGTCGCAGAACTGGGAGTCGAGCTGTTGCGCATCAGCCCCCAGTCACGTCACACCGGGCGCATCGTCGAGATTCATGCCGAAGTACTGCGCCAGGGACGCCCGGTCGATGAGGCACTCGACGAACTGCTGCGCTACCTCCCGCACGGCCCCTGCGACGGCTATTGGCACGGCCGCCCCGGACTGCACTGGTCGGCTCAGACCGCTGCCACGTCCTCGCGACCGCAATAG
- a CDS encoding HAD family hydrolase — MSTWSPHPVHLLTFDLDDTLWPCMPVIQAAERAVHDWFREAAPVIAERYDIDSLREHRIRVARENPHWAHDLTGIRLHSYRQLARQHGLDEAIAEQANAVFRRERNKVTPWPEVVEALRTLREHFVLVAVSNGNAQIEHTPLADCFHHAFMAEEVGAAKPDPALFHAAAKVSGIPLSQAAHVGDDPHRDVEAARRAGMHAVWVNRNGTAWPDDLSPPDHTVSDLRALVAALLDDR, encoded by the coding sequence ATGAGTACCTGGTCGCCGCATCCGGTCCATCTGCTGACCTTCGACCTGGACGATACCCTCTGGCCTTGCATGCCGGTGATCCAGGCCGCCGAACGGGCAGTACACGACTGGTTCCGCGAGGCCGCGCCGGTGATCGCCGAGCGTTACGACATCGACAGCCTGCGTGAGCACCGCATCCGCGTGGCGCGCGAGAACCCGCACTGGGCGCACGATCTCACCGGCATTCGCCTGCACAGCTACCGGCAACTGGCGCGCCAGCATGGGCTGGACGAGGCCATCGCCGAACAGGCCAATGCCGTGTTCCGCCGCGAGCGCAACAAGGTCACGCCCTGGCCCGAGGTGGTCGAGGCACTGCGCACCCTGCGCGAGCACTTCGTGCTGGTGGCAGTGAGCAACGGCAATGCGCAGATCGAGCACACCCCACTGGCCGACTGCTTCCATCATGCCTTCATGGCCGAGGAGGTCGGTGCGGCCAAGCCGGATCCGGCGCTGTTCCATGCCGCCGCCAAGGTCAGTGGCATTCCCCTGTCGCAGGCGGCGCATGTCGGTGACGATCCGCACCGCGATGTCGAGGCGGCGCGGCGCGCGGGCATGCATGCCGTCTGGGTCAATCGCAACGGCACGGCCTGGCCCGACGACTTGTCACCGCCCGATCACACCGTGAGCGACTTGCGCGCGCTCGTGGCCGCCTTGCTGGACGATCGCTGA
- the lptD gene encoding LPS assembly protein LptD, translating to MSYNPRSGRHHLFRRHRLGHALLCVLGMAVLVPARANGWDCKATVGGGWDCTGDAGRISVPSSPPPPAPPRDRLTPQASAPAAVKDVPAPPPAPAPPRPVTAEQDSSRSNTPPAATGGQTPAAPSRFEVSPPRPAPGSATPPLASGKPEQATAASEPTRREATAPSLETRALLDAGIPWQSCTRLAAAPQPVAETALVEVTADSAKASVIDDQALFSGNVDLLHGHDRLRAARIAFQRDSGELTASGGVLLSRPDLRLAAEQVHYNLNTRLGHAEQAEYRLPGILARGTAARAELTGPGTGRYQRITYTTCPPGNDDWQLTAESLDIDTREGLGTAHGARLSFKGVPMAYVPVLTFPIDDRRRSGLLIPSLGYSDRLGLDLSLPYYFNLAPNYDLTLTPRLLGQRGLLLGGEFRFLTRAHEGRITANYLPHDRQGPTGDSRRGALSLSTDGHYTPHLSSTLRLNYVSDERYLTDFGADLESTSTTHLERTAELRYASDRWQALARVQEFQTIDPLLPKASRPYARLPQLQLAFADSATDVPLRYGLDAEYVRFRKSGGFVEGDRLDLHPTLSLPRQTAFYHLVPSAGLRYTRYRLHNQAPGLSSSPDRFTPILSLDGALYFDRATQWFGQAATQTLEPRLYYLYVPYRKQNDIPLFDTREYDFGLDALFRDNRFTGPDRQGDANRLGLALTSRIRNDSGRELARASIGQVLYLADRKVQLPGVPTAVDDNSAVIGELAVQLGDGWRARGGLQWNPNSDTIEQALAQFSYRQDDDRVINLAYRLRDGLSTHTDLGLIWPIGERTRAIARWNYSLSEGRNLDALAGIEYGKCCWRLRALVRQQVTGTGNTQDLSFLLQLELNGLGKLGDNIDALLKNGIYGYRRDDD from the coding sequence GTGTCATACAACCCCCGTTCCGGCCGCCATCACCTGTTCCGAAGACATCGTCTGGGCCACGCCCTGTTGTGCGTCCTGGGCATGGCCGTCCTGGTGCCGGCCAGGGCGAATGGCTGGGACTGCAAGGCCACGGTCGGTGGCGGCTGGGACTGCACCGGCGACGCCGGGCGCATCAGCGTTCCATCCTCCCCGCCACCGCCCGCGCCCCCGCGTGATCGCCTGACACCACAGGCGTCGGCCCCGGCCGCAGTGAAGGACGTCCCCGCCCCCCCACCTGCCCCGGCGCCACCCCGGCCTGTAACAGCGGAACAGGACAGCAGCCGGTCGAATACACCGCCGGCGGCAACCGGCGGACAGACGCCAGCAGCCCCGTCGCGTTTCGAAGTCTCGCCGCCACGGCCCGCGCCCGGGAGCGCAACGCCCCCCCTTGCCTCCGGGAAACCCGAACAGGCCACCGCGGCTTCGGAGCCAACCCGACGGGAAGCAACCGCCCCGTCCCTGGAGACCCGCGCGCTGCTCGATGCCGGCATCCCCTGGCAGTCCTGCACCCGTCTCGCGGCGGCCCCGCAACCTGTCGCCGAAACCGCCCTCGTCGAGGTCACCGCCGACAGCGCCAAGGCCTCGGTGATCGACGATCAGGCCCTGTTCAGCGGCAACGTCGATCTGCTGCATGGCCATGACCGCCTGCGTGCCGCGCGTATCGCCTTCCAGCGCGACAGCGGGGAACTCACCGCCAGCGGCGGTGTTCTGCTCAGCCGGCCCGACCTGCGCCTGGCCGCAGAACAGGTTCACTACAACCTGAACACCCGCCTGGGCCACGCCGAGCAGGCCGAGTACCGGCTACCCGGCATCCTGGCACGCGGCACCGCGGCACGCGCCGAGCTGACCGGCCCCGGCACCGGACGTTACCAGCGCATCACCTACACCACCTGCCCGCCCGGCAACGACGACTGGCAGCTCACTGCCGAGAGCCTCGACATCGACACCAGGGAAGGACTGGGCACCGCGCACGGCGCGCGGCTGTCGTTCAAGGGGGTGCCGATGGCCTATGTGCCGGTGCTGACCTTCCCCATCGACGACCGGCGGCGCAGCGGCTTGCTGATTCCCAGCCTGGGTTACAGCGATCGCCTGGGACTGGACCTGAGCCTGCCCTACTACTTCAACCTCGCGCCCAACTACGACCTGACCCTGACCCCGCGCCTGCTCGGCCAGCGCGGCCTGCTGCTGGGCGGGGAATTCCGTTTCCTGACCCGGGCGCACGAAGGACGCATCACCGCGAACTACCTGCCGCACGACCGGCAGGGGCCGACGGGAGACTCACGGCGAGGCGCCCTGTCGTTGAGCACTGACGGCCATTACACACCACACCTCAGCAGCACGCTGCGTTTGAACTACGTGTCGGACGAGCGCTACCTGACCGATTTCGGCGCCGATCTGGAATCGACCAGCACCACCCACCTGGAGCGCACCGCTGAACTGCGCTATGCCAGCGACCGCTGGCAGGCGCTGGCGCGGGTACAGGAATTCCAGACCATCGACCCCTTGTTGCCCAAGGCCAGTCGTCCCTATGCACGCCTGCCACAACTGCAGCTGGCCTTCGCCGACAGTGCCACCGACGTGCCGCTACGTTATGGCCTGGATGCCGAATATGTCCGCTTTCGGAAGTCCGGTGGCTTCGTCGAGGGTGACCGCCTGGACCTGCACCCGACGCTCAGCCTGCCCCGGCAGACCGCTTTCTACCATCTGGTGCCCAGCGCCGGCTTGCGCTATACCCGCTACCGCCTCCACAACCAGGCGCCAGGGCTCAGCAGCAGTCCCGACCGGTTCACCCCCATCCTGAGCCTGGACGGCGCACTCTATTTCGATCGCGCTACCCAGTGGTTCGGGCAGGCCGCGACCCAGACCCTGGAACCCCGGCTCTATTACCTGTACGTCCCGTACCGCAAGCAGAACGACATCCCCCTGTTCGACACCAGGGAGTACGACTTCGGCCTCGATGCACTGTTCCGGGACAACCGCTTCACCGGCCCCGACCGACAGGGCGACGCCAACCGCCTGGGTCTGGCACTGACCAGCCGCATCCGGAACGACAGCGGTCGCGAGCTGGCTCGTGCCAGCATCGGGCAGGTCCTCTACCTGGCCGACCGCAAGGTGCAACTGCCCGGCGTGCCGACAGCGGTGGACGACAACTCCGCAGTGATCGGCGAACTGGCCGTGCAGCTGGGTGACGGCTGGCGTGCGCGGGGTGGCCTGCAATGGAATCCCAACAGCGACACGATCGAGCAGGCGCTGGCCCAGTTCAGCTATCGGCAGGACGACGACCGGGTGATCAACCTTGCCTACCGGCTGCGCGACGGCCTGTCCACGCATACCGATCTCGGCCTGATCTGGCCCATCGGCGAACGCACCCGCGCGATCGCCCGCTGGAACTACTCGCTCAGCGAAGGCCGCAACCTCGACGCGCTCGCCGGCATCGAGTATGGCAAGTGCTGCTGGCGACTGCGTGCCCTGGTGCGCCAGCAGGTCACGGGGACCGGCAACACCCAGGACCTGTCCTTCCTGCTGCAACTCGAACTCAACGGCCTGGGTAAACTGGGCGACAACATCGATGCCCTGTTGAAGAACGGCATCTACGGCTACCGCAGAGACGATGACTAG